The region CACCGCCTCCTCGTCGCCGATGTCGAGGTCGATCTGGCGCGGCGTCGCGGCGCGCGTGGGGCGCGAGACCTCGATGAGCGCGAGCGCGTCGGCGCCGACCGGCACGCGCTCGGCGCTCAGGCCGATGCGGGCGCGCGCCCAGCGCTCGCCGACGATCCACGGGATCGCGCCGAGCAGCAGGGTCGCGGCGGCGACGGCCGCGACGAGCGCCTCCGCCCAGCCGAGCGAGCGGGCGAGGAAGACGCCGAGCGCGACGACCGCGAGCAGCGCCCAGCCCCACGGGGTGATGGCGCGCAGGGCGGCGTCGAGCCAGCGCATCGTCAGCGCCTGGGCGGCGCCACGGTGAGCATGAGCTGCTGCACGATGCTCTCGGGCCGGACGTCGTCGAACTCCGCCTCCGGCTGCAGCACGAGGCGGTGCGCGAGCGCCGGCACGGCGAGCGCCTTCACGTCGTCGGGCGTGACGTAGTCGCGGCCGTGGATCGCGGCCCACGCGCGGGCCGTCCGCACGAGCGCGAGCGCGCCGCGCACCGAGACGCCCAGCCGCACCTCGTCGGCCTCGCGCGTCGCGTCGACGAGCCGCGCGACGTAGTCGACGATCGACGCCTCGACGTGCACGCCGCGCACCTGGCGCGCGAGCGCCTGCATGAGCCGCACGTCGGCGACCGGCTCGATCCCCTCGGGCGAGAGCTCGTCGCCCGAGTCGGCGAGGATGCGCAGCGTCGAGGCGTGGTCGGGGTAGCCGATCGACGCCTTGAGCGCGAAGCGGTCGAGCTGCGCCTCGGGCAGCTGGTAGGTGCCCGCGTGCTCGACCGGGTTCTGCGTCGCGATCACCATGAACGGCTGCGGCACGGGGTGCGCGATCCCGTCGACCGTGACGCGCCCCTCCTGCATGACCTCGAGCAGCGCCGACTGCGTCTTCGGGCTCGCGCGGTTGATCTCGTCGGCGAGCACGATGTTCGCGAACACCGGACCGGGACGGTACTCGAACTCCCCGGAACCCTGGCTCCACACGCTCACGCCCGTGATGTCGCCCGGCAGCAGGTCGGGTGTGAACTGGATGCGGTTCGAGGTCCCGGAGATCGCGGTCGCGAGCGCGCGAGCGAGCGACGTCTTGCCGGTGCCGGGGTTGTCCTCGATCAGCAGGTGCCCGTTGCTCAGCATCGCGGTGAGCGAGAGCTGCACGACGTGCGGCTTGCCGACGAGCACGCGCTCGACCTGCTCGACGACCCGCTCGGCGAGCTCCTGGATGGTCGAGACGTCGACGTCCGCGTCGATCGTCCTCGCGTCCGCCCCCGCCGTCGCGTCCACCACAGTGGGCTCCTCCCTGCCGGTCACAGCCCGCATCCCGCCTCGGTCGGCGATGGATCCCTGTGAGGCCCGGACTCCAGATAGGTTACTTGGCCCCATGCCTGCACTCGCGTCGCCCCGGCGGGCACAGCCTGGGTCGCCGGCCGCTCGCTCGTCCACGAGCCGCCGACGAGGTAGCGCGCGAAGACCTCGTCCTGCGCGAGCGGCGTCACGTTGCCCTCGACGCTCGCCTCGAGCGGCACGAGCGGGCGGCACGCCTCGATCGTCGCGCGGAGCCGCAGCGGCACGACCTGACCGACGCGCGTCACCGCCGAG is a window of Agrococcus sp. Marseille-Q4369 DNA encoding:
- a CDS encoding MoxR family ATPase; this encodes MDADVDVSTIQELAERVVEQVERVLVGKPHVVQLSLTAMLSNGHLLIEDNPGTGKTSLARALATAISGTSNRIQFTPDLLPGDITGVSVWSQGSGEFEYRPGPVFANIVLADEINRASPKTQSALLEVMQEGRVTVDGIAHPVPQPFMVIATQNPVEHAGTYQLPEAQLDRFALKASIGYPDHASTLRILADSGDELSPEGIEPVADVRLMQALARQVRGVHVEASIVDYVARLVDATREADEVRLGVSVRGALALVRTARAWAAIHGRDYVTPDDVKALAVPALAHRLVLQPEAEFDDVRPESIVQQLMLTVAPPRR